The nucleotide window GCAAAGATTTACGCCGAACTCGCCGGCTACGGTGCTTCTGCCGATGCCTACCACATCACAAGCCCGCGCCCGGGTGGAGAAACCTGCGCAAAGGCACTCACCCGCGCCATCAAGGACGCAGGCATCGCTCCGACGGACATCAACTACTACAACGCACACGGAACCTCGACGCACCTGAACGATGCGACTGAAACCGCAATGCTCAAGGTCGCCCTCGGCGAACACGCCTACAAGATCAAGGTGTCGAGCACCAAGAGCATGACTGGCCACTGCGTAGGTGCCGCAGGCGTGTGCGAAGCCATCGTCTCGACTCTTGCGATTCGCGACTCGTTCTACCCCGCCACCATCAACTACGAAACTCCGGATCCGGAATGCGACCTGGACTACGTACCGAACAAGGGTGTCGAAGGCAACATCGACGTCGCCGCCTCCGCCTCACTTGGGTTCGGCGGTCACAACGGTGTCGTGATTATCAAGAAATACAACGGCTAATGAGCTCGGGCCTACGGCCCTTTGAGCCATGAGGACGTTCCCTACGGTCACTTAGAGATATGACAAGGCGCCCCAATAAAGGGGCGCTTAATTTTTCGACAATGGAGCTTTACATTTCAAAGGTTCCTTGAACCGTCCTCAAAGCGAGTGTAACGAGCGACCTCATACCTCGCTGCTATTGTTCATCAAGCCATCGTTGTAAAATAATCGCAGCGGCCAACTGGTCAATGACCGCCTTATTCTTTTGCTTTTTCTTCTTGCTAAAGTAAGAGGTCTTTTCTTGCGCCTGCACGCTGGAATACGATTCATCCTGCGTGTACACGGGCATTCCCGGGAAACGCGTTTTCAGGTCCTCGATGAACTTTTCCACCACCACATTCTTGCCGTCCT belongs to uncultured Fibrobacter sp. and includes:
- the ruvX gene encoding Holliday junction resolvase RuvX; this encodes SMNYLALDYGEHRVGVAFADSEFRMAFSRETIDQKTTNLFVRLDELVKINKVDAFVVGMPYHPDGRKDGKNVVVEKFIEDLKTRFPGMPVYTQDESYSSVQAQEKTSYFSKKKKQKNKAVIDQLAAAIILQRWLDEQ